Proteins encoded by one window of Nicotiana tabacum cultivar K326 chromosome 10, ASM71507v2, whole genome shotgun sequence:
- the LOC142165330 gene encoding uncharacterized protein LOC142165330 encodes MTKAYTQAEFDSLMEKVDIRVKEYLELVGYEKWARLYAHVNRGWTMTSNIIESINVALVSARELSIYDFLEEVRKMFGRWNCSNRKEATQTYTTLGKKYQEMLTLNEAMSTRMTVVPSTEYLHTVNDGGRHYTVCLLERKCVCGRFQVDELPCPHAWAVLKSKFLMPEEYCFNYYKPNTVVMTYDVPVYPLPDKNDWNIPAHVAEEVVLPPKWKRPPGRPNKKHDKLLSELMQPKNQHSCSICGQGGHNKRTCRNAPRRI; translated from the exons ATGACAAAAGCATACACACAAGCTGAATTTGACAGTCTGATGGAGAAGGTAGATATTAGGGTGAAAGAATACTTAGAGTTAGTTGGATACGAAAAGTGGGCTAGGTTGTATGCCCATGTTAACAGGGGATGGACAATGACATCAAATATTATTGAGTCAATCAATGTCGCACTAGTGTCAGCAAGGGAATTGTCAATATATGACTTCCTCGAAGAAGTTAGGAAGATGTTTGGACGTTGGAATTGTAGTAACCGCAAAGAAGCTACACAGACATACACAACGCTTGGAAAAAAATACCAGGAGATGCTGACTTTGAATGAGGCAATGTCTACACGCATGACT GTGGTACCATCAACTGAATACTTACATACGGTTAACGATGGAGGGAGGCATTACACAGTCTGCCTGTTAGAGAGAAAATGTGTTTGTGGAAGGTTCCAAGTTGATGAATTACCATGTCCACATGCTTGGGCTGTATTGAAGAGCAAGTTTCTAATGCCAGAAGAATATTGCTTTAACTATTACAAACCAAATACTGTTGTAATGACATACGATGTGCCTGTGTACCCACTACCAGACAAAAATGACTGGAACATACCAGCACATGTTGCAGAGGAGGTTGTACTACCACCTAAATGGAAAAGACCTCCTGGAAGGCCAAATAAGAAGCACGATAAACTTTTAAGTGAGTTGATGCAGCCGAAaaatcaacattcatgtagcataTGTGGGCAGGGAGGACATAACAAGCGAACGTGTAGAAATGCTCCACGTAGAATTTAG
- the LOC142165332 gene encoding uncharacterized protein LOC142165332 — protein MKETRLAIPKKRKIHISEASSVKGKEVEASKSSDKVEEKVIQRIFVLLENNDTNMYMYSDPIFVPHISVYTNTDIVSELKENLTPEQYKQLGNTCFGNFLQMKRYEVQHQLFRCFMTLQLEGTPNNVFAKHVNGTSLHFTLREFALVTGLKCVGNDADFEFSEKVPNRLIETYFAGANLVKKKHLMKCFADKNWGPDNDGDALKIALLYFIQTFIFSSEKNSTTIPRLHFDLVESGRNSEYNWGLKAFETLTKSISKKTDAQKTYYRIVGMPLAIQVWFYECCSDVDPKIALRVDNVVPRILNWRTTGNQPNFAYLMNDMFNDKANMKYTIAYRCCIHLHTNAYRCCIQDTTYIFIQMHITIYNNIQMHTDTTCKCIQDTTYICIQMHTTIVYKDIHPTDIELAVIQIPPVGVDVENNPTPAHSDKSGEDSDDFSPTPDLQCKKKHVASIGPSSSPPHKKCKEHERHLSNTEYQSKIPSLADSKNDEVSSLRKDLNSFKEYVVGEFKSLRTLINDNFKMLSDHLQHNQQNEGQEGVSTEFYVSQFELDDKFLPSQIPETRIVIHNIAKKVESTPVPSHRNRRPSRWYSSPYESNFDSAGTSVKLTPIFEKRHPFEDDSITGPHPTLIIQEYDKWVRDGLLARHDQRSNLEDHYKKNKSTLHIPLDFGVDQHIDVIFYYLRKKGKYTQTSNFKYTTVDCIFKIRIAEIFDKYADTDSNANVAKEEDVVCEYIRGYRLLANVPWHTVDNVLIPVNLKDKLYWVLAVVSFKERCIKVYDSYRYAGHDAYVASEIDKLAKLVPLHLSISGFYRDSQGIDWSTYSAYTDKSHTDPFEVFFISDLPQQKAGSMDCGVYVAAYAEFLSTLGEIPQTTFDSNQLHQRYGALIWDYAMRKIDADAISENEAPSKIARQITKSDSKLQIVLE, from the exons ATGAAGGAAACAAGACTTGCCATTCCGAAAAAGAGGAAAATCCATATCTCTGAAGCTTCATCTGTCAAGGGGAAGGAGGTTGAAGCAAGTAAAAGCTCAGATAAAGTCGAAGAAAAG GTTATTCAACGTATTTTTGTACTTTTAGAAAATAATGATACAAATATGTATATGTATTCTGAT CCAATATTTGTACCGCATATCAGTGTATATACTAACACTGACATAGTCTCCGAGCTAAAGGAGAACCTTACTCCAGAGCAATACAAACAACTGGGTAATACTTGTTTTGGAAATTTCCTTCAAATGAAGCGTTATGAAGTCCAACATCAACTCTTCAGATGCTTCATGACTCTCCAGTTAGAAGGAACTCCTAACAATGTATTTGCAAAACACGTCAATGGTACTTCATTACATTTCACATTAAGGGAGTTTGCACTTGTGACTGGCCTCAAATGTGTTGGTAATGATGCTGATTTTGAGTTTAGTGAAAAGGTTCCTAACCGGCTTATTGAGACTTACTTTGCAGGTGCTAATCTTGTCAAGAAGAAACATTTGATGAAATGCTTTGCTGACAAGAACTGGGGTCCCGACAATGATGGAGATGCCTTGAAGATAGCTTTGTTGTATTTCATACAAACCTTCATTTTTTCATCCGAGAAGAACAGCACAACCATACCAAGGCTACATTTTGACTTGGTAGAGAGTGGACGCAATTCTGAATATAATTGGGGTTTAAAAGCATTTGAAACGCTGACAAAATCGATTAGCAAGAAGACGGATGCTCAGAAGACGTATTACAGGATAGTTGGGATGCCCCTAGCTATACAAGTGTGGTTTTATGAGTGTTGTTCAGATGTTGATCCCAAAATTGCACTCCGAGTTGATAATGTGGTCCCCAGAATACTCAATTGGAGAACCACCGGAAATCAGCCAAACTTTGCTTATCTGATGAACGACATGTTCAACGACAAGGCAAACATG AAGTATACAATTGCATACAGATGCTGCATACACTTGCATACAAATGCATACAGATGTTGCATACAGGATACTACATACATTTTCATTCAGATGCATATAACAATATACAATAACATTCAGATGCATACAGATACTACATGCAAATGCATACAGGATACTACATACATTTGCATTCAGATGCATACAACA ATTGTTTACAAGGACATCCATCCAACCGATATAGAGCTTGCCGTTATTCAGATTCCTCCTGTAGGCGTTGATGTTGAGAACAATCCTACTCCTGCTCATTCAGACAAGTCGGGAGAGGATTCGGATGACTTTTCTCCTACACCTGATCTTCAATGTAAGAAGAAACATGTTGCAAGTATTGGTCCATCTTCATCACCGCCCCATAAAAAATGCAAGGAACACGAAAGGCATCTCTCAAATACAGAGTATCAATCCAAGATTCCTTCT CTGGCAGATTCCAAAAATgatgaagtatcttctttgaggAAAGACCTAAATTCATTCAAAGAATAC GTTGTGGGCGAGTTCAAGTCTCTAAGAACATTGATAAATGATAACTTTAAGATGCTTTCTGACCATCTTCAACACAATCAACAAAATGAAG GTCAAGAGGGTGTATCTACAGAATTCTATGTATCTCAATTTGAGTTGGACGACAAGTTTCTTCCCAGTCAAATTCCAGAAACTAGAATTGTGATACACAACATTGCAAAAAAAGTTGAATCAACCCCAGTACCATCTCATAGGAATCGGCGACCAAGTAGATGGTATTCTTCGCCTTATGAGTCTAACTTCGACTCTGCAG GTACCTCAGTAAAGTTGACCCCCATTTTTGAAAAAAGACACCCCTTTGAGGATGATTCAATAACGGGGCCACATCCTACATTAATCATTCAGGAATATGACAAATGGGTTCGTGATGGTCTTCTCGCTAGACATGATCAGAG AAGTAATTTGGAAGACCATTACAAGAAGAATAAGTCAACACTTCATATACCATTGGATTTTGGAGTTGATCAA CATATTGACGTCATATTCTACTATCTGAGAAAGAAGGGAAAGTACACTCAAACAAGCAACTTTAAGTATACAACTGTTGATTGTATATTCAAGATAAGAATAGCTGAAATCTTCGACAAGTATGCTGATACAGATAGTAATGCTAATGTAGCCAAAGAAGAGGATGTGGTATGTGAGTACATAAGGGGATACCGATTGCTAGCTAATGTACCTTGGCATACTGTTGACAATGTCTTGATACCAGTCAACTTGAAGGACAAACTATACTGGGTATTGGCTGTTGTCTCATTCAAGGAGAGATGTATCAAAGTGTATGACTCGTACAGATATGCAGGTCATGATGCCTATGTAGCTTCTGAGATAGATAAGCTAGCTAAGCTTGTACCTCTACATCTATCAATCAGTGGCTTTTACAGAGATAGTCAAGGCATAGATTGGTCTACTTACTCAGCATACACTGACAAGTCACATACTGATCCCTTTGAAGTTTTTTTCATATCAGATCTACCTCAACAGAAAGCTGGGAGCAT GGATTGTGGGGTGTATGTTGCGGCATACGCAGAGTTTCTGAGCACTCTTGGTGAGATTCCACAAACAACATTTGATTCCAATCAACTCCATCAAAGATATGGTGCTCTCATATGGGACTATGCTATGCGGAAGATAGACGCTGATGCCATAAGCGAGAATGAAGCGCCCTCAAAGATTGCTAGGCAAATCACGAAGTCAGATTCAAAGTTGCAGATAGTGTTAGAGTAG